A single genomic interval of Pomacea canaliculata isolate SZHN2017 linkage group LG5, ASM307304v1, whole genome shotgun sequence harbors:
- the LOC112564867 gene encoding probable ATP-dependent RNA helicase DDX58 isoform X1, translated as MESNAGGRVSEPGVSTTASSSLVDRSEDADRCEHEAALRATLCLFQSFLGEFGFMPTRVVTFLRLLPGMSNFPGRATLREIRECEDRSLYSEATTRFLGDLLSENAPTGAVSALMDALFDANDSPDNPNEGAWRCHDILTVASGFLPSQEALIGFIDSSEMDIGLVASHLSSHGLLTPDDMEKVMTLPDLEGRRSAAVYMFACLYATYVDSLRVEWLMLPDYPAYTGPPAWLQTLLDTLGRYAGTNMQEELPHLQLSPDFWINIEEQLTFRRSTANSRVDDETGSEAGESVVSDVTVTGDADNTHVKEWDRRDRNVDEGRGYGIQRVSAYILNLHRMSSRLLNVNPFNVELVQHDQVDYRDRLPQAVRTKHTTSDDWDERSSVSTATSYEENDKASVLGKQVLAPREPGQITLRAYQEELLTYARDGLSVLIILPTGTGKTYIILKYVQEILSRPGTDRVVFLAPKVRLVEQQYKRFHSYFPDTTYFRCGNSRSCKSPFSQLLDTYRIYVMTPMCLVEAIRAKEVRITDFSVLVLDECHNTQGGHAFANLMDLYMDIKFDNQGPSFSRLPQIIGLTASPGVGKGGNLSTAIAHVKSLCDILDAERICTVKKYEEELRYFINEPIHEVHRCSGRKKDTFRKIVESMMASIENDMASYLERTCKNISYETLKGQLAAPTVSRGQLRYTQWARSLDRDLVDLVPDKDLYTSLFASVEKLLDYQKALVLNEDCESQYALDFLLDTFNEMNSMPQRLTEGDRRLLRQFRENEAELVKASGDKEDSNPKLKMLEDILLNVMEKEGDNVSCMVFVRTIELTKAIHQWIGKHPVLHKLTPGRIIGSKVSSESTGMTKAQIGDVLVKFNNGDHKVVVCTSAAEEGLDFQACSVVVRYTYVTNVVSMIQSRGRARRMNSQYCVLDDLQGGCVRKENENLANEALMQQAVEHVQKMMEDNPNDFRKSMLERQQSQVLARKLAMGATVTKREQAGFSTKVYYLRCRKCREKVFTSYDIRQIGQGSHTLTDDHLRGKWAKTRELPIPQQWTMNMERVAGVCCKSCGHKWGSLARYIPSGNEYPILKLEHFILEDMATGTEISRKMKWSDRLFSVRELTEEEKGKL; from the exons ATGGAGTCTAATGCAGGTGGCAGGGTGTCAGAGCCGGGGGTCAGTACGACTGCTAGCTCCAGCCTGGTGGACCGCTCCGAGGATGCGGACAGGTGTGAACATGAGGCGGCACTAAGGGCGACCCTGTGTCTCTTTCAGTCATTTCTGGGTGAGTTCGGATTCATGCCCACCCGTGTAGTAACATTCTTGAGGCTCCTTCCAGGCATGAGCAACTTTCCTG GACGTGCCACGCTGAGAGAGATACGGGAATGTGAAGATCGCAGCTTGTATTCAGAGGCAACGACACGTTTTCTGGGAGACCTGCTCAGCGAAAATGCACCGACGGGGGCGGTGAGCGCTCTCATGGACGCTTTGTTCGACGCCAACGACAGCCCCGACAACCCTAACGAGG GAGCGTGGCGATGTCACGACATCCTGACTGTGGCCAGCGGTTTCCTCCCCTCTCAGGAGGCTCTGATTGGCTTCATAGACTCCAGCGAGATGGACATCGGTCTAGTGGCTTCGCACCTGAGCAGTCACGGTCTCCTGACACCTGACGACATGGAGAAGGTGATGACACTCCCGGACCTTGAAGGTCGAAGGTCAGCTGCCGTGTacatgtttgcttgtttgtacgCCACGTATGTGGACTCTCTGCGAGTTGAGTGGCTCATGCTACCTGATTACCCGGCGTACACAGGACCACCCGCCTGGCTTCAGACGCTGCTGGACACCCTTGGCAGGTATGCTGGGACAAACATGCAAGAGGAACTACCCCACCTGCAGCTGTCACCAGACTTCTGGATAAACATAGAgg AACAACTCACCTTTCGACGAAGTACCGCGAACAGCAGAGTAGATG ATGAAACCGGAAGTGAGGCTGGCGAGTCTGtcgtcagtgacgtcacggtgaCGGGAGACGCAGACAACACCCACGTGAAAGAGTGGGACAGACGGGACAGAAATGTGGATGAGGGTAGAGGATACGGCATACAGCGAGTCAGCGCCTACATCCTTAATCTTCATCGAATGAGCAGTCGACTTCTGAACGTTAACCCTTTCAACGTGGAGCTTGTGCAGCACGACCAAGTGGACTACAGGGATCGTCTGCCACAGGCAGTTAGGACGAAACACACAA CGTCTGACGACTGGGATGAGCGAAGTTCAGTGAGTACAGCAACATCATACGAGGAGAACGACAAGGCAAGTGTCTTGGGGAAACAGGTCTTAGCACCCAGGGAACCCGGGCAGATCACTCTACGAGCTTATCAGGAGGAGTTGCTGACCTACGCCCGGGATGGACTCAGTGTGTTGATTATTCTTCCAACCGGAACAGGAAAGACCTACATCATCTTGAAATACGTGCAG GAAATATTGTCTAGACCAGGAACTGACCGAGTTGTGTTTCTGGCGCCAAAAGTCAGGCTGGTGGAGCAGCAGTACAAAAGATTCCATAGTTATTTCCCCGATACTACCTACTTCCGGTGTGGAAACTCGAGAAGCTGCAAATCTCCTTTTTCACAACTCCTGGACAC TTACCGCATCTACGTGATGACCCCCATGTGCCTGGTGGAAGCCATCAGAGCCAAAGAGGTCCGCATCACCGACTTTTCGGTTTTGGTTCTGGACGAGTGCCACAACACCCAAGGTGGCCACGCCTTCGCAAACCTCATGGACCTCTACATGGACATCAAGTTCGACAATCAAGGACCAAGCTTTTCTCGTCTTCCACAG ATAATTGGTTTGACAGCCAGCCCTGGTGTAGGAAAGGGAGGCAATCTGTCGACAGCCATTGCGCATGTCAAGAGTTTATGTGACATCCTGGATGCTGAGAGAATATGTACAGTGAAGAAGTACGAAGAGGAGCTGAGGTATTTTATCAATGAGCCCATTCACG AGGTTCACAGATGCTCTGGACGGAAAAAGGACACGTTCAGAAAAATTGTTGAGAGCATGATGGCGTCCATTGAAAACGACATGGCCTCGTACTTAG AACGAACGTGCAAGAACATTTCTTACGAGACCCTCAAAGGCCAGCTGGCAGCTCCGACAGTCAGTCGAGGACAGCTGCGCTACACACAGTGGGCCAGGAGCCTGGACAGGGACCTGGTGGACCTGGTGCCAGACAAAGACCTCTACACCTCGCTGTTTGCTTCGGTGGAAAAATTGCTG GACTACCAGAAGGCGTTGGTTCTCAATGAAGACTGTGAGTCGCAGTACGCGCTGGACTTCCTGCTGGACACGTTTAACGAGATGAACAGCATGCCGCAGCGACTGACGGAGGGCGACAGGAGGCTACTGCGACAGTTTAGGG AGAACGAGGCAGAACTGGTCAAGGCGAGCGGGGACAAGGAAGACTCGAACCCCAAGCTGAAGATGCTGGAAGATATTCTGCTCAACGTTATGGAGAAAGAAGGG GACAATGTATCATGTATGGTGTTTGTGCGGACCATAGAGCTGACCAAAGCCATCCACCAATGGATTGGAAAACATCCTGTACTCCACAAGCTAACACCGGGACGTATCATAGGAAGCAAAGTTTCTTCTGAAAGCACA GGGATGACCAAGGCTCAGATAGGAGACGTGCTGGTCAAGTTCAACAACGGCGACCACAAAGTGGTGGTGTGCACGTCGGCGGCGGAGGAGGGGTTGGACTTCCAGGCCTGCAGCGTGGTGGTACGTTACACCTACGTCACTAACGTCGTCTCCATGATACAGTCGCGAG GTCGCGCACGGCGAATGAACAGCCAGTACTGCGTGCTGGACGACCTCCAGGGAGGGTGCGTGAGAAAGGAGAATGAAAACCTGGCCAACGAGGCGCTGATGCAACAAGCCGTGGAACACGTCCAGAAAATGATGGAGGACAACCCCAACGACTTCCGGAAGTCAATGCTCGAGCGTCAACAGTCTCAGGTGCTGGCCCGGAAACTTGCCATGGGCGCCACCGTCACCAAGAGAGAACAAGCGGGCTTCTCCACAAAAGTCTACTATCTCCGCTGCCGCAAATGTCGTGAGAAGGTGTTCACTTCTTATGACATCAGGCAAATCGGCCAGGGCTCCCACACCCTGACAGATGACCATTTGCGCGGAAAGTGGGCCAAGACTCGCGAGCTGCCCATCCCCCAGCAGTGGACAATGAACATGGAGCGCGTTGCTGGCGTTTGCTGTAAAAGTTGTGGGCACAAGTGGGGCAGTCTGGCCAGGTACATCCCCAGCGGCAACGAGTACCCGATCTTGAAGCTGGAGCATTTTATTCTGGAGGATATGGCCACAGGAACAGAGATTTCGCGCAAAATGAAATGGTCCGATAGGTTGTTTAGTGTTCGAGAACTTACTGAAGAAGAAAAGGGGAAACTGTGA
- the LOC112564867 gene encoding probable ATP-dependent RNA helicase DDX58 isoform X2, with protein MESNAGGRVSEPGVSTTASSSLVDRSEDADRCEHEAALRATLCLFQSFLGEFGFMPTRVVTFLRLLPGMSNFPGRATLREIRECEDRSLYSEATTRFLGDLLSENAPTGAVSALMDALFDANDSPDNPNEGAWRCHDILTVASGFLPSQEALIGFIDSSEMDIGLVASHLSSHGLLTPDDMEKVMTLPDLEGRRSAAVYMFACLYATYVDSLRVEWLMLPDYPAYTGPPAWLQTLLDTLGRYAGTNMQEELPHLQLSPDFWINIEEQLTFRRSTANSRVDDETGSEAGESVVSDVTVTGDADNTHVKEWDRRDRNVDEGRGYGIQRVSAYILNLHRMSSRLLNVNPFNVELVQHDQVDYRDRLPQAVRTKHTTSDDWDERSSVSTATSYEENDKASVLGKQVLAPREPGQITLRAYQEELLTYARDGLSVLIILPTGTGKTYIILKYVQEILSRPGTDRVVFLAPKVRLVEQQYKRFHSYFPDTTYFRCGNSRSCKSPFSQLLDTYRIYVMTPMCLVEAIRAKEVRITDFSVLVLDECHNTQGGHAFANLMDLYMDIKFDNQGPSFSRLPQIIGLTASPGVGKGGNLSTAIAHVKSLCDILDAERICTVKKYEEELRYFINEPIHEVHRCSGRKKDTFRKIVESMMASIENDMASYLERTCKNISYETLKGQLAAPTVSRGQLRYTQWARSLDRDLVDLVPDKDLYTSLFASVEKLLDYQKALVLNEDCESQYALDFLLDTFNEMNSMPQRLTEGDRRLLRQFRENEAELVKASGDKEDSNPKLKMLEDILLNVMEKEGDNVSCMVFVRTIELTKAIHQWIGKHPVLHKLTPGRIIGSKVSSESTIREFIKDFLLLITGENHQRTPKHGNHPGNFQCK; from the exons ATGGAGTCTAATGCAGGTGGCAGGGTGTCAGAGCCGGGGGTCAGTACGACTGCTAGCTCCAGCCTGGTGGACCGCTCCGAGGATGCGGACAGGTGTGAACATGAGGCGGCACTAAGGGCGACCCTGTGTCTCTTTCAGTCATTTCTGGGTGAGTTCGGATTCATGCCCACCCGTGTAGTAACATTCTTGAGGCTCCTTCCAGGCATGAGCAACTTTCCTG GACGTGCCACGCTGAGAGAGATACGGGAATGTGAAGATCGCAGCTTGTATTCAGAGGCAACGACACGTTTTCTGGGAGACCTGCTCAGCGAAAATGCACCGACGGGGGCGGTGAGCGCTCTCATGGACGCTTTGTTCGACGCCAACGACAGCCCCGACAACCCTAACGAGG GAGCGTGGCGATGTCACGACATCCTGACTGTGGCCAGCGGTTTCCTCCCCTCTCAGGAGGCTCTGATTGGCTTCATAGACTCCAGCGAGATGGACATCGGTCTAGTGGCTTCGCACCTGAGCAGTCACGGTCTCCTGACACCTGACGACATGGAGAAGGTGATGACACTCCCGGACCTTGAAGGTCGAAGGTCAGCTGCCGTGTacatgtttgcttgtttgtacgCCACGTATGTGGACTCTCTGCGAGTTGAGTGGCTCATGCTACCTGATTACCCGGCGTACACAGGACCACCCGCCTGGCTTCAGACGCTGCTGGACACCCTTGGCAGGTATGCTGGGACAAACATGCAAGAGGAACTACCCCACCTGCAGCTGTCACCAGACTTCTGGATAAACATAGAgg AACAACTCACCTTTCGACGAAGTACCGCGAACAGCAGAGTAGATG ATGAAACCGGAAGTGAGGCTGGCGAGTCTGtcgtcagtgacgtcacggtgaCGGGAGACGCAGACAACACCCACGTGAAAGAGTGGGACAGACGGGACAGAAATGTGGATGAGGGTAGAGGATACGGCATACAGCGAGTCAGCGCCTACATCCTTAATCTTCATCGAATGAGCAGTCGACTTCTGAACGTTAACCCTTTCAACGTGGAGCTTGTGCAGCACGACCAAGTGGACTACAGGGATCGTCTGCCACAGGCAGTTAGGACGAAACACACAA CGTCTGACGACTGGGATGAGCGAAGTTCAGTGAGTACAGCAACATCATACGAGGAGAACGACAAGGCAAGTGTCTTGGGGAAACAGGTCTTAGCACCCAGGGAACCCGGGCAGATCACTCTACGAGCTTATCAGGAGGAGTTGCTGACCTACGCCCGGGATGGACTCAGTGTGTTGATTATTCTTCCAACCGGAACAGGAAAGACCTACATCATCTTGAAATACGTGCAG GAAATATTGTCTAGACCAGGAACTGACCGAGTTGTGTTTCTGGCGCCAAAAGTCAGGCTGGTGGAGCAGCAGTACAAAAGATTCCATAGTTATTTCCCCGATACTACCTACTTCCGGTGTGGAAACTCGAGAAGCTGCAAATCTCCTTTTTCACAACTCCTGGACAC TTACCGCATCTACGTGATGACCCCCATGTGCCTGGTGGAAGCCATCAGAGCCAAAGAGGTCCGCATCACCGACTTTTCGGTTTTGGTTCTGGACGAGTGCCACAACACCCAAGGTGGCCACGCCTTCGCAAACCTCATGGACCTCTACATGGACATCAAGTTCGACAATCAAGGACCAAGCTTTTCTCGTCTTCCACAG ATAATTGGTTTGACAGCCAGCCCTGGTGTAGGAAAGGGAGGCAATCTGTCGACAGCCATTGCGCATGTCAAGAGTTTATGTGACATCCTGGATGCTGAGAGAATATGTACAGTGAAGAAGTACGAAGAGGAGCTGAGGTATTTTATCAATGAGCCCATTCACG AGGTTCACAGATGCTCTGGACGGAAAAAGGACACGTTCAGAAAAATTGTTGAGAGCATGATGGCGTCCATTGAAAACGACATGGCCTCGTACTTAG AACGAACGTGCAAGAACATTTCTTACGAGACCCTCAAAGGCCAGCTGGCAGCTCCGACAGTCAGTCGAGGACAGCTGCGCTACACACAGTGGGCCAGGAGCCTGGACAGGGACCTGGTGGACCTGGTGCCAGACAAAGACCTCTACACCTCGCTGTTTGCTTCGGTGGAAAAATTGCTG GACTACCAGAAGGCGTTGGTTCTCAATGAAGACTGTGAGTCGCAGTACGCGCTGGACTTCCTGCTGGACACGTTTAACGAGATGAACAGCATGCCGCAGCGACTGACGGAGGGCGACAGGAGGCTACTGCGACAGTTTAGGG AGAACGAGGCAGAACTGGTCAAGGCGAGCGGGGACAAGGAAGACTCGAACCCCAAGCTGAAGATGCTGGAAGATATTCTGCTCAACGTTATGGAGAAAGAAGGG GACAATGTATCATGTATGGTGTTTGTGCGGACCATAGAGCTGACCAAAGCCATCCACCAATGGATTGGAAAACATCCTGTACTCCACAAGCTAACACCGGGACGTATCATAGGAAGCAAAGTTTCTTCTGAAAGCACAATAAGAGAGTTTATAAAAGACTTCCTCTTGCTGATTACAGGCGAAAATCACCAGCGAACTCCTAAACATGGCAACCATCCGGGGAACTTTCAGTGCAAATAG